A window of the Oncorhynchus kisutch isolate 150728-3 unplaced genomic scaffold, Okis_V2 Okis02a-Okis13b_hom, whole genome shotgun sequence genome harbors these coding sequences:
- the alg2 gene encoding alpha-1,3/1,6-mannosyltransferase ALG2: MVRVVFLHPDLGIGGAERLVVDAAVALRSRGCSVQIWTAHHDPTHCFSETLDPDLNVVCVGDWLPTSVFGYLHALCAYLRMIYVALYLVFLSGVEYDVVFCDQVSVCIPVLRLSRQKKKVLFYCHFPDQLLTQRGSALKKLYRAPIDRLEELTTGMADMVLVNSCFTAVVFRETFRSLDGVQTDVLYPSLNTHSFDSPPEEQLEQGLGGLIPEGVSCLFLSLNRYERKKSLGLALEGLSSLKTRLATGDQAGIHLVVAGGYDGRVAENVQHYAELKELAARLGLEDSVTFLRSPSDSQKVALLRGSACVLYTPSREHFGIVPVEAMYCCCPVIAVRSGGPLESVGDGETGFLCEPTAEAFSLAMEKLFRDPQLRRDMGQAGRRRVQEKFSLEAFSDQLHGYILRLTQ, translated from the exons aTGGTGCGGGTGGTGTTTCTCCACCCAGACCTGGGTATAGGTGGTGCAGAGAGGCTGGTGGTGGATGCAGCTGTAGCTCTACGCTCTCGCGGCTGCAGTGTTCAGATCTGGACGGCCCACCATGATCCCACACACTGCTTCTCAGAGACACTGGACCCAGACCTGAACGTG GTGTGTGTTGGTGACTGGTTGCCCACCAGTGTGTTTGGGTACCTGCATGCCCTGTGTGCCTACCTCAGGATGATCTACGTAGCTCTCTACCTGGTCTTCCTCAGTGGAGTAGAGTACGACGTGGTCTTCTGTGATCAG GTGTCGGTGTGTATCCCAGTCCTGAGGTTGTCTCGTCAGAAGAAAAAGGTTCTGTTCTACTGTCATTTCCCAGACCAGCTCCTGACCCAGAGAGGCTCAGCTCTGAAAAAGCTCTACCGCGCCCCCATAGACAGACTGGAGGAACTCACCACTGGCATGGCTGATATG GTGCTGGTGAACAGTTGTTTCACCGCAGTGGTCTTTAGGGAGACCTTCCGTTCCCTGGATGGGGTCCAGACTGacgtcctctatccctccctcaacACACACAGCTTTGACAGCCCCCCTGAGGAGCAGCTAGAGCAGGGTCTGGGGGGCTTGATCCCTGAAGGTGTGTcctgcctcttcctgtctctgaaccgCTATGAGAGGAAGAAGAGCCTGGGTCTGGCCCTGGAGGGCCTCTCTTCCCTGAAGACCCGCCTCGCCACAGGGGACCAGGCAGGAATCCACCTGGTGGTGGCAGGGGGGTACGACGGCCGTGTTGCTGAGAATGTCCAGCACTATGCTGAGCTGAAGGAGCTAGCAGCACGGCTGGGATTGGAGGACTCTGTCACCTTCCTGCGCTCTCCCTCAGACAGCCAGAAGGTGGCGCTGTTGCGGGGCAGTGCATGCGTCCTCTACACGCCCAGCAGAGAGCACTTTGGGATAGTGCCAGTGGAGGCCATGTACTGCTGCTGTCCCGTCATTGCTGTGAGGTCTGGAGGGCCTCTGGAGAGTGTAGGTGACGGGGAGACGGGCTTCCTGTGTGAGCCCACGGCCGAGGCCTTCTCCCTGGCCATGGAGAAGCTGTTCAGAGACCCCCAGCTCCGCAGGGACATGGGCCAGGCCGGCAGAAGGCGGGTTCAGGAGAAGTTCTCCCTGGAGGCCTTCTCAGACCAGCTGCACGGGTACATCCTCAGGCTGACCCAGTGA